The sequence ATAATTACAAAAAGGTTCAACGACCATTGATATTATACATTCAGCATAGCATCAATCAATTTTTCCTGATTGCCTTGCAGCAGATACTGTTCCGCGATTTTTCCATGTTCCATGCGAATGACGGACTGGCAACAGTTTAGAATGAATTCGGGATCATGCGTAATCACAAGAAGCGTTTTTCCGCTTGCGGCAAGTTTCTGGAGAGTCGCCGAAACCGCAAGCATTTGCCTATAGTCAAGACCGCTAGTAGGTTCATCAAACACGACAATCTCGCGGCCGCTAGAAACGCCGCTGCCGATAGCGACTCGCTGCTTTTGCCCGCCCGAAAGCGCCATCGGGTGGCAGCTAGCGTAATCTTTCAGGTTAAGCCGTTCAAGGATTTCTAGGGCAGCGTTTTCATCTTGCGGATTCATGCCCAGCAAGATTTCGTCAAGGACGCTTTCTGTAAACAGCTGGTGGTTTACATCTTGCATAATCAAGTAAGCACCGTACTTGCGAGTCTTGCGTTTTTGTCGCCAGGTTCCGCGGAGCTCGCACAGCACTTGGGCTAGCGTCGATTTTCCGGCACCATTATGCCCGATAATGGCTGTGATTTGATTACGCGGGAGTGAAAGCTCCGAAATGTCTAAAACCGGGAATTTGCGATTGTAGGCGAAATGGAGGTCTTTGAAGACCAATGACTCTTTAAGAGTTCGCTTCGCAGGCTCCTTCGAACTTTCCGGCCCTTCGGCAAGCTCAGGGACCTTATTTTTAAGTTGTTCTAAATTCATACAGCGCAGGCCGAGGCTTGCCGCATATTCCGGGCCTTTCGCTTCGAGTTCCGCAGGAGTCCATTCGTGCGCAATACAGCCATCTTTTACATAGCAAATCCGGTCTGCAATGTCTCGCAGGTAATGGATGCGGTGCTCCACGATAATGACGGTCTTGCCGCGAGATTTCCAGAACTTGATGATTCCGGCGAGGTCTGCGACTGTTTTCAAGTCAAGATTAGCCGAGGGCTCGTCGAGAACGAAAATTTCCGGATCGGTCGCAGAGACCGAGGCGCAGGCGATTTTCTGCTTTTCGCCACCGGAAAGGTGGAAGATGTTTCGACCCGCCAAATGTTCTATGTGGAATTCCTTCACGACGCGATTCACGCGTTCCCGGATTTCTTCCGGATCCATTCCCAAGTTTTCACAGCCGAAGGCGATTTCACTGTCGGTATCGATGTTGAAAAACTGCGAACGCGGATTTTGGAAAACGGAACCTACGTGCC is a genomic window of Fibrobacter sp. UWB5 containing:
- a CDS encoding ABC transporter ATP-binding protein; this translates as MNISLKNVSFSYTESLDDAVIKNLNFEIKSGECVVLVGESGCGKTTISKLINGLIPLYQSGTMAGDVLLDDKNTADMTLAEISRHVGSVFQNPRSQFFNIDTDSEIAFGCENLGMDPEEIRERVNRVVKEFHIEHLAGRNIFHLSGGEKQKIACASVSATDPEIFVLDEPSANLDLKTVADLAGIIKFWKSRGKTVIIVEHRIHYLRDIADRICYVKDGCIAHEWTPAELEAKGPEYAASLGLRCMNLEQLKNKVPELAEGPESSKEPAKRTLKESLVFKDLHFAYNRKFPVLDISELSLPRNQITAIIGHNGAGKSTLAQVLCELRGTWRQKRKTRKYGAYLIMQDVNHQLFTESVLDEILLGMNPQDENAALEILERLNLKDYASCHPMALSGGQKQRVAIGSGVSSGREIVVFDEPTSGLDYRQMLAVSATLQKLAASGKTLLVITHDPEFILNCCQSVIRMEHGKIAEQYLLQGNQEKLIDAMLNV